The Lycium barbarum isolate Lr01 chromosome 4, ASM1917538v2, whole genome shotgun sequence nucleotide sequence CAGGGACCTAATAAATATTAGCACATTAGTTAACAATACTTTTGTTGGAttaaaatttcttcaaaaatatcTAAAAATTGTGAAATCGAGTTACCTGTTCACTTGAGGTGTCATTGATATTTTGAGGCATGGATTCATTAGGAGCGTATTTGCGCATGAATTGTCTCATTTGGAGTAATTCTGATTCCATCTTCTCCTGATTTTGTTTCATCagatttatttcttcattttgttTCGCCTTTAACTCGATCACCTCCTGCTCTAACCTTTGTACGAGCTCATTAGATGAATCTTTTGCAATAATATTTCCTAAGGTAGATCTACTACCCCATAGCACAGAAGGAGTTGGACCAAGTCCCAAACCACGAACATACCCACTCTTTTCATTTCCCAACACCTGGGAATACACATCGCCTTCCCAAGCAACACTATGAGGAGGTTGGTAGTAGATCTCTCACCATTGCTTATCCTTTCATTTATCATGTCCTGGCAATAGAATACATAATAAATCCAATTTGAAATTCATTTATTCACTTTCAATTTTTTTCCCCTAATTGTTTCCTAATgtagaaaataaaagaaagaagaaatcTTACGATTGTCCTGGCAGAATCCTCATCCAGTGGTCTACCATCCTTACGTTCTTTATGAGTTAATATAAGAATTTGGGCTCGTGTAGGCTCTATCCCATTTTCAGCCTAATACAATAAATTGGATGTCAAATATGTGTGACATGAAGGATTTTAAAATATTATAGTGTGTAATTTCCACCAGTTTACCTTCTCATCCATCAAAGTAGCAATACTTTTGGATCCCCCAGTGTGAGACATCTTTTGCTTGGTCCTATTATTTCTATTTGCTTGGGTACGCCTCTGTCATTGAAACATTAGAATGATATTAATTATAAATAAAAATTGAGCATAACTAAAATCAAACTAGTATGAAAATAAGCAACTAGGAGTACGGTATCAAGATTTGTTGATACCCTAGCTTTATCAGAAAACCAATAAGAGACAAGACCACTCCATTGATCCCTCAGTATGCGATTTGGTCTATTTTTCAGCAAAGCATCTTTAGTCTTATGTTTTGCCATATATTTACCTTTTAAATCGCACTTGTAATCTTTCCATTTCTTTCCTAGTGACTTTAAAACAAACGCTTCTCCGCGTTTTGGGATAGAGAACTTTCTGTAAAAATAAAAGTCAACATTTAGAAGTTAACATCATGTATAACAGACTGTGCTTGTTCACCTTATAATATTAATACTAAGAATAAATGACTGCTTTTTTCTGGACCAAACTCAAGTTTCAATCATACTCCTGCACCAGTCTTACCTCACAAAATTAGTGTTTCAGCAATTTACAGTTTCTTATTATGACTGAGAAATTGATCAACCAAAGAGAAGTGCTAAACAAGATTTATGATTATACCTTTAAAAAAGACGCTTTCTCTTTTTAACTCCAAATTGAGCTTTCTTTATTTCCAAAACAGGCTATACTATGTAGTTAATTGTAGCTGCACAACTGAGTGTGCGATACTACAGAATGCATCCAGCTAACTAAATGGATGTGGTAAAAAGAAGAATTCACCTATTAAAACTAAACAATGGGTAGAAGATTCATTTTCTAAACAAATACCAGAGGTGGAAAAAATTGCAGAAGATTTTTTTACTACTAATCAGGCTTGTCTTAAGGTCCCTTCTAATACTTATGAGACTGATGGACAAAATAAGCTATGGAGTGAACAGGTTGAGGAAGATGTGGAAGAAGGGAAGATCTCAAGGTGCTAAAAAGCATACCTCTGCTGCATATCAAAGTAAAGCAGTTATGAAGGGTAAGGAGAACACAAATCAACAGCAAAGGAAGCAAGTTGTGCAACTTGAAACTACTTCAAACACAAAGAAGCAGAATCAGATTGCATCTTCTCAAAGAAGTCCTGAAAACGTGCAAAAAGTATTACCTGATTCATCGTTATGTTGTACCTCAGTACCACCAACAGAACTATTCAACTCATTAGATTGACCATCATGTGATTGGGACTCAGAGTTGTTCCAATTTTCCACCAACTGCTCAATATAAGGTTGGGCTGCAGAGTGGTTTTGATCATCCATCAATTGCTCAATATAATGTCGCATCTCGTCATCATCTTGTTGTTCAATTACCAATCTGTTGCATCCTCTAGTTTGCATATTTCCTACTCAAGCTGTGaaaaacacatcaatagcgattTGTGCACTCAAACAAAACGTTGTGACAAAGATAGTTCTAGAGATTATAAGATATATTGATGTACCGGGGAAAAAGATGTCCAATTCATTAGAACACCTTAGCATCTCATAATCCAAGGGCTACATaacaaaatataaataaaagcaaGCACAGAGAATGCACTCAAAATATTCAATAATCAACCAACACAAACATGGAAAATCCATAGTTGACTAACATGGATCTTCTAAAAATGATTTAAATTGAAAGCAAATAAGATATTTTATTCAAATTTCTATATTCAAAAATAACAAATCCCTAAaagttactccctccggatcaaaaaaagagtccacttagcctttcTATTTTATAAGTGCCACCTATCTTATTCATAATCACTTTCATTTTCAATATCATTTTCTCCCTCAACATTAGCTCCACCATCATTTGGAGAAGCTTGAGAATGTGCGTCCGTATCAACCACTATCCCATCGATGCCATTTCTTACGCAATCATTATAGTCATATTCTAGAACACGAGCATTTTCTAAGAGAGCCAAGTCAGTGGCATCACACTGCATTGATGTATCAAACTGCACACTATTTTCCTCTCCCACATCAAAAATGTCTCGAGGTTTAATTAACCTAGGGACAAACCATTCATGATCTTGAGGATCTTGCACAAATATTACTTGTTGAGCTTGTTCTGCAAGAATAAAGGGCTCATGACGTTCTCGATCACCAAAGTCTGCCAGGCGTGCGAAATTCACAAGTGTGAAACCCAAGTCATCTTCCTTCACTCCTCTACCTTTAGTTACATCAACCCCATCGCACTTAAATAAGACAACCTTAAATTCTTCATAATAGTTTAACTCCACAATATCATTCACTCCACCATAATATGCGATATTTGCAGACTTTGGAACATTGTCACTTGTACTTGCGTAACTTTCAATCTTAGAAATGACCATAACACCACTATTTTGTGTCTCCTTAAACTCTTCACTTTGTTTTGTTCGGAATCGATACCCGTTATTTACATCGAACGCATTGAATCTTGTCACAATGTTAGTCGGCCCTATTGCGAGGACTTTAACATCCTTTAAGATGTTAGATGTGGCCTCCAACTCCTTTACCTAACCAAATAGAAAACTATAAATGTGGATAAAATACAAggacaacaatttaacataaccAATGACTTAGTCCTACTACTTACTTTCTCCTTGAACCACTCATGAAATGTATCGAAATGCACAAGATCAAGTTGATGAGGTGTCAAACAGCGCTTACGATGTGATCTCTTGATTTCAGCAATATGTTCACTATTCATATAACTCACATATATCAATTTTGTTATCAAATAATGTAATATACATATATTCAACGATAATTATAAGACTTACATTTTATAAACTATCTCTGACTCGCAATTGAACAGCACATGCCGATGTGCTTGCAACAATGTTTTCTCATCCAACTCAAATACATCTACTTCACCGTACGACTCCCCCACAGTAGGAAAAAAACATTCTTCTTTACTAGTCTCATGCTCAATCTCTTTATCACATTTTCTTGAACAATAAGACCTTGAATCTCCACCCTCCAAATATTGTGAGCAAAATGCCATACACTCATTTGGTATGTATGCTTCTACTATTGAACCTTTTGGGCATGCACGATAACGAACATATGATTTTAAAGTACCTAAGTACCTATGGAATAAAGTAATGTTATTAGTTTGATATTATAGTAGTTAACAACTAAAAGATTACCTCTCAATTGGGTACATCCAACGATAATGAACTGGCCCCACAAGTCTAGCCTCAGTTGCCAAGTGAGTAACCAAGTGTACCATAATAGTAAAGAATCCCGGTGGGAAGAGTTTCCCCATAGTAGACAATGTTTCTGAAATTTTTTCTTCAAGTAACTGTAACTCCTCCAATTTTAGCACTTTGCTACATATAACACGAAAAAATGTGCATAGTTCAATTAAAACGGAATTGATTCTTTTATCTGTCGATCTCTGCAAGGCAAGACGAAGAAGTTCTTGCATTATAACATGGCAATCATGAGTTTTTAGCTCGGATATCTTTTGCTTGCGAATCCAACGTGAAATATTAGAAGCATAGCCATGCGGAAACTTGGCATTTTGTAGTACTTCATAAA carries:
- the LOC132635543 gene encoding uncharacterized protein LOC132635543; translation: MNSEHIAEIKRSHRKRCLTPHQLDLVHFDTFHEWFKEKVKELEATSNILKDVKVLAIGPTNIVTRFNAFDVNNGYRFRTKQSEEFKETQNSGVMVISKIESYASTSDNVPKSANIAYYGGVNDIVELNYYEEFKVVLFKCDGVDVTKGRGVKEDDLGFTLVNFARLADFGDRERHEPFILAEQAQQVIFVQDPQDHEWFVPRLIKPRDIFDVGEENSVQFDTSMQCDATDLALLENARVLEYDYNDCVRNGIDGIVVDTDAHSQASPNDGGANVEGENDIENESDYE